A single region of the Triticum dicoccoides isolate Atlit2015 ecotype Zavitan chromosome 2B, WEW_v2.0, whole genome shotgun sequence genome encodes:
- the LOC119360752 gene encoding aspartic proteinase nepenthesin-1-like gives MAPLQALSLLLLASLASSAASGYRSTLTHIDSKLGFTKAQLMRRAVHRSRLRAASMLPGYSTTLSSSNAGPRLRSGQAEYLMELAIGTPPVPFVALADTGSDLTWTQCQPCKLCFPQDTPVYDPTTSSSFSPVPCSSATCLSIWSRNCTPTALCRYRYGYEDGAYSAGGLGTETITFGSSAPGEAPAASAGGVAFGCGTDNGGDSYNSTGTVGLGRGSLSLVAQLGVGKFSYCLTDFFNTSLGSPVLFGSLAELAASGGAAVQSTPLVQNPQGRSWYYVSLEGISLGDALLPIPNQTFALQADGTGGMIVDSGTIFTVLVESAFRVVANHVAELLGQPAINATSLDNPCFPAPAGERQLPAMPDMVLHFAGGADMTLHRDNYMSFDEEDSSFCLNIGGTTWTSILGNFQQQNIQMLFDITVGQMSFVPTDCSKL, from the coding sequence ATGGCTCCTTTACAAGCTCTGAGCTTGCTCCTACTTGCCTCACTGGCCAGCTCGGCGGCGTCCGGCTACCGCTCCACGCTCACCCACATTGACTCCAAACTCGGCTTCACCAAGGCACAGCTGATGCGCCGAGCCGTGCACAGAAGCCGCCTCCGAGCGGCCTCGATGCTACCGGGCTATTCCACAACGCTTTCCAGCTCGAACGCCGGGCCAAGGCTCCGCTCGGGCCAGGCCGAGTACCTTATGGAGCTCGCCATCGGGACGCCGCCGGTGCCGTTCGTCGCCCTCGCCGACACCGGCAGCGACCTCACATGGACGCAGTGCCAGCCGTGCAAGCTCTGCTTCCCGCAGGACACGCCCGTCTACGACCCGACCACCTCCTCCAGCTTCTCCCCCGTGCCCTGCTCCAGCGCTACGTGCCTGTCCATATGGAGCCGCAACTGCACCCCTACCGCGCTCTGCAGGTACCGCTATGGGTACGAGGACGGCGCCTACTCGGCAGGTGGCTTGGGCACGGAGACGATCACGTTCGGCTCTAGCGCGCCCGGCGAAGCAccggccgcctccgccggaggcgtgGCGTTCGGCTGCGGCACGGACAACGGGGGCGACTCGTACAACTCCACCGGGACGGTCGGCCTGGGCCGTGGGAGCCTGTCCCTCGTGGCGCAGCTAGGGGTCGGCAAGTTCAGCTACTGCCTCACCGACTTCTTCAACACCAGTCTCGGCAGCCCAGTCTTGTTCGGCTCCCTCGCGGAGCTGGCTGCCAGTGGTGGCGCCGCCGTGCAGTCGACGCCACTTGTGCAGAACCCGCAGGGTCGGTCGTGGTACTACGTCTCCCTCGAGGGCATATCGCTCGGTGACGCTCTCCTGCCGATCCCGAACCAAACATTCGCGCTGCAGGCCGACGGCACCGGCGGGATGATCGTGGACTCCGGCACCATCTTCACGGTCCTCGTGGAAAGTGCTTTTAGGGTGGTCGCCAACCACGTCGCCGAGCTGCTCGGCCAGCCAGCGATCAACGCCACGAGCCTGGACAACCCTTGTTTCCCGGCTCCTGCCGGTGAGCGGCAGCTCCCGGCCATGCCGGACATGGTGCTGCACTTCGCCGGCGGTGCGGATATGACGCTGCATAGGGACAACTACATGTCCTTCGACGAAGAGGACTCGTCGTTCTGCTTGAACATTGGTGGGACGACGTGGACTTCGATTCTCGGCAATTTCCAGCAGCAGAATATACAGATGCTGTTTGACATCACCGTAGGGCAAATGTCATTTGTCCCCACCGACTGTAGTAAACTCTGA